One Rossellomorea aquimaris DNA window includes the following coding sequences:
- a CDS encoding TIGR00282 family metallophosphoesterase, translating to MKILFVGDVVGSMGREMITEYLPKLKKKHSPDFTIVNGENAASGRGITEKIYKQFLQDGANMVTLGNHTWDNRDIFNFIDSSKQMVRPANFPEGTPGSGLVFAEVYGKEVAVINAQGRTFMPPLDDPFKALDELVDEAKKRTSIIFVDFHAEATSEKQAIGWLLDGRVSAVIGTHTHVQTADNRILPNGTAFMCDVGMTGPYDEVLGMSKDSVLKRFQTSLPVRFEVPKTGRKILSACLIDVDQKTGKAKKIDRILINEDHPFMAEY from the coding sequence ATGAAAATTTTATTTGTTGGAGACGTTGTCGGATCAATGGGCAGGGAAATGATCACGGAATACCTGCCGAAGTTAAAAAAGAAGCATTCACCGGATTTCACCATCGTTAACGGAGAAAATGCTGCTTCAGGCAGAGGGATCACGGAGAAGATTTACAAACAATTTTTGCAAGATGGTGCCAATATGGTGACTCTCGGTAATCATACTTGGGACAATAGAGACATTTTCAATTTTATCGACTCATCGAAACAAATGGTAAGACCGGCCAATTTCCCGGAAGGAACCCCGGGGAGCGGTTTGGTGTTTGCTGAAGTGTATGGAAAAGAGGTTGCCGTTATCAATGCTCAAGGTAGAACGTTTATGCCTCCCCTTGATGATCCGTTTAAGGCACTGGATGAACTTGTAGACGAAGCAAAGAAGAGAACGTCTATTATCTTCGTTGACTTTCATGCAGAAGCAACTAGTGAAAAGCAGGCTATTGGCTGGTTATTGGATGGCAGGGTATCTGCTGTAATAGGGACCCATACACATGTGCAAACAGCGGATAACCGCATCCTGCCCAATGGTACTGCATTTATGTGTGATGTCGGTATGACAGGCCCATATGATGAGGTACTGGGAATGAGTAAGGATTCAGTTCTGAAGAGATTTCAGACCAGTTTGCCAGTTCGTTTTGAAGTTCCAAAGACAGGACGAAAAATTTTGAGTGCCTGTTTAATAGATGTTGATCAAAAAACGGGTAAAGCAAAGAAAATCGATCGTATTTTGATTAACGAAGATCATCCATTTATGGCAGAATATTAA
- a CDS encoding dipeptidase, translating into MLFDAHCDVLMKLYLEPGNKAFQSKHTLHITYPQLVESRSKIQLFAIYIPSNLKPGQRFQAALEMVNLFHNQILKPNPKLKFVTSKRDIEKLAHDEMGAMLTLEGVEAIEEDLSKLEILYRLGVRSAGLTWNWANAAADGALEPRGGGLTNFGHEVVSFLNENRVWTDVSHLCEKAFWDTIEIAEYPIASHSNAYSICPNPRNLKNDQIEALIKKDSVMGITFVPPFLNKKGTAAISDVIRHIEHVCSLGGEDHIGFGSDFDGISETVQGLSSFDQYNNLINTLQRYYSEIQVKKFLFENFVGRLPD; encoded by the coding sequence ATGTTATTTGATGCACACTGTGATGTATTGATGAAGTTATATTTAGAACCGGGGAATAAAGCATTTCAATCTAAGCACACTTTACATATTACATATCCACAGCTGGTGGAAAGCAGAAGTAAGATACAATTATTTGCTATTTATATTCCATCCAATTTGAAGCCGGGTCAACGATTTCAAGCTGCCTTGGAAATGGTGAACTTATTTCATAATCAAATCCTGAAACCAAACCCTAAACTAAAATTTGTCACCTCCAAAAGAGATATAGAAAAATTAGCGCATGATGAAATGGGGGCAATGCTTACACTTGAAGGCGTTGAAGCGATAGAAGAGGATCTCTCCAAGCTTGAAATACTTTATCGGCTTGGGGTCCGGTCTGCAGGTTTAACGTGGAATTGGGCCAATGCGGCTGCAGATGGAGCACTTGAGCCGAGGGGTGGAGGATTAACCAATTTTGGCCATGAGGTGGTTTCATTCTTAAACGAGAACAGGGTGTGGACAGATGTTTCCCATTTATGTGAAAAAGCATTTTGGGATACAATCGAGATTGCTGAATATCCCATCGCTTCTCACTCGAATGCTTACTCCATTTGTCCCAACCCCCGGAATTTGAAAAACGATCAAATTGAAGCATTAATCAAAAAGGACAGTGTCATGGGGATCACGTTTGTACCCCCATTTCTAAACAAAAAAGGTACAGCGGCGATTTCAGATGTCATCAGGCACATCGAACATGTTTGCAGTTTGGGTGGGGAGGATCATATTGGATTTGGATCGGATTTCGACGGGATATCAGAAACAGTACAGGGGTTATCATCATTTGATCAATATAATAACTTAATCAACACTCTTCAACGATACTACAGCGAGATACAGGTGAAAAAATTCCTGTTCGAAAACTTTGTTGGAAGATTACCAGATTGA
- a CDS encoding 2-oxoacid:ferredoxin oxidoreductase subunit beta, protein MATFKDFRNNVKPNWCPGCGDFSVQAAIQRASANVGLDPEQLAVVSGIGCSGRISGYINSYGFHGIHGRSLPIAQGLKMANKELTVIASGGDGDGFAIGLGHTIHAIRRNVDVTYIVMDNQIYGLTKGQTSPRSSSGFKTKSTPQGSIEPALAPMEMALTAGATFVAQSFSSDLKELTAIIEAGLNHKGFSLINVFSPCVTYNKINTYDWFKENLTKLSDVEGYDPSNREQAMNTLMEKDGLVTGLIYQNKEQPSYQDLVTGYSEEPLSTHDLKLDEDKFNELVKEFM, encoded by the coding sequence ATGGCTACCTTTAAAGATTTTAGAAATAATGTTAAACCCAACTGGTGTCCTGGGTGTGGTGACTTCTCTGTACAAGCCGCGATTCAAAGGGCATCGGCAAATGTAGGGCTGGATCCTGAACAATTGGCTGTCGTATCCGGAATCGGTTGTTCCGGACGTATATCAGGCTACATTAACTCGTACGGTTTTCATGGTATTCACGGACGTTCCCTGCCTATCGCTCAAGGATTGAAAATGGCTAATAAGGAATTAACCGTCATCGCATCAGGTGGGGACGGAGATGGGTTTGCCATCGGCCTTGGTCATACGATCCATGCAATTCGTCGAAATGTAGATGTCACATACATCGTTATGGATAACCAGATTTATGGGCTGACAAAAGGACAAACCTCTCCTCGTTCGTCATCTGGTTTTAAGACAAAGTCAACGCCTCAGGGAAGCATAGAGCCAGCACTGGCACCGATGGAAATGGCACTAACAGCAGGTGCAACCTTCGTTGCTCAAAGTTTCTCTTCTGACCTGAAAGAGCTGACAGCGATAATTGAAGCAGGACTTAATCACAAAGGCTTCTCATTGATCAACGTGTTTAGTCCTTGCGTAACCTATAACAAGATCAATACGTACGACTGGTTCAAAGAGAACCTGACAAAGCTCTCTGATGTTGAAGGCTATGATCCATCTAATCGTGAACAAGCAATGAATACGCTTATGGAGAAGGATGGACTGGTGACTGGATTGATTTATCAAAACAAAGAACAGCCTTCATACCAGGACCTCGTAACCGGGTATTCTGAAGAGCCATTAAGTACACATGATTTAAAGTTAGATGAGGATAAATTTAATGAATTAGTCAAAGAATTTATGTAA
- the spoVS gene encoding stage V sporulation protein SpoVS, with amino-acid sequence MEILKVSAKSNPNSVAGALAGVLRERGGAEIQAIGAGALNQAVKAVAIARGFVAPSGLDLICIPAFTDILIDGEERTAIKLIVEPR; translated from the coding sequence ATGGAAATATTAAAAGTTTCAGCAAAATCTAATCCTAATTCTGTAGCTGGTGCACTCGCCGGTGTTCTTCGTGAAAGAGGAGGAGCTGAGATTCAAGCTATTGGTGCAGGGGCTTTAAATCAAGCCGTTAAAGCAGTTGCAATTGCCAGAGGCTTTGTGGCTCCCAGTGGTTTAGATTTGATATGTATCCCGGCATTTACAGATATTCTGATCGATGGGGAAGAGCGTACGGCGATAAAGTTAATAGTGGAACCAAGATAA
- a CDS encoding 2-oxoacid:acceptor oxidoreductase subunit alpha: MKEQLSWKVGGQQGEGIESTGEIFSMALNRLGYFLYGYRHFSSRIKGGHTNNKIRVSTTQVRAIADDLDILVAFDQETIDVNYKELHSNGVIIADAKFKPEKPEDTDASLYIIPFTQLATELGTSLMKNMVAVGATCAVLNLDPDVFKEVVEEIFGRKGETVVEKNMEAIKQGFQTMKDELGSKVGSLQLKEADGNKRMFMIGNDAIALGALAGGVRLMAAYPITPASEIMEYLIKKLPMVGGTVIQTEDEIAAATMAIGANYGGIRSFTASAGPGLSLMMEAIGLSGMTEQPLVVVDTQRGGPSTGLPTKQEQSDLMAMIYGTHGEIPKIVLAPSTVQEAFYDTVDAFNLAEEYQCPVIILSDLQLSLGKQTVEPLDYSKVEIRRGKLVGNESELNELEAKKYFKRFEVTEDGVSPRVIPGMKNGIHHVTGVEHDETGKPSESPVNRQAQMDKRMRKVENIRFNNPIHTHAPHEEADLLLVGFNSTRGVIEEAMERLEADGLKVNHAHIRLIHPFPADELEPLMQSAKKVVVIEHNATGQLANIIKMNVRYGNKITKMTKYDGTPYLPNEIHSRCKELI, from the coding sequence ATGAAGGAACAACTTTCATGGAAAGTTGGTGGCCAGCAAGGTGAAGGGATAGAGAGTACGGGTGAAATCTTTTCTATGGCCCTTAATCGCCTTGGGTATTTCTTATATGGTTACCGCCATTTCTCCTCTCGTATTAAGGGAGGACATACAAATAACAAGATTCGGGTAAGCACAACACAAGTGCGTGCGATTGCTGATGACTTAGATATTTTAGTTGCATTTGACCAGGAAACGATTGATGTGAATTATAAGGAATTACATAGCAATGGTGTGATTATAGCTGATGCGAAGTTCAAGCCTGAAAAGCCTGAAGATACGGATGCTTCTCTCTATATCATTCCTTTCACTCAGTTGGCTACGGAACTTGGGACGTCATTAATGAAGAATATGGTAGCGGTAGGTGCGACCTGTGCCGTTCTCAACCTGGATCCAGATGTTTTCAAGGAAGTAGTGGAAGAAATTTTCGGCCGTAAAGGTGAGACCGTAGTAGAGAAAAACATGGAAGCTATCAAGCAAGGATTTCAAACAATGAAAGATGAGCTTGGAAGCAAGGTGGGTTCATTACAACTGAAGGAAGCGGATGGAAATAAGCGCATGTTCATGATCGGGAACGATGCGATTGCTCTAGGTGCTCTGGCTGGTGGGGTTCGTCTGATGGCAGCATATCCTATCACTCCGGCTTCTGAAATCATGGAATACCTCATTAAGAAGCTTCCGATGGTCGGAGGAACGGTTATCCAGACAGAGGATGAGATAGCAGCGGCAACGATGGCAATCGGTGCGAACTACGGGGGAATCCGTTCTTTCACTGCATCGGCTGGACCCGGTCTTTCACTTATGATGGAAGCAATCGGCTTATCCGGTATGACAGAGCAGCCTTTAGTAGTGGTGGATACTCAACGTGGAGGACCGTCCACAGGTCTTCCAACGAAACAGGAGCAGTCCGACTTGATGGCCATGATTTACGGTACGCACGGGGAGATTCCTAAGATCGTCCTGGCTCCAAGTACTGTACAGGAAGCGTTCTATGATACAGTAGATGCGTTTAACTTGGCTGAAGAGTATCAATGTCCAGTCATCATTCTTTCTGATCTTCAGCTTTCATTAGGGAAGCAAACGGTTGAACCTCTTGATTACAGCAAAGTGGAAATTCGTAGAGGGAAGCTTGTCGGCAATGAATCAGAGTTAAATGAATTAGAAGCGAAGAAATACTTTAAACGTTTTGAAGTGACTGAAGATGGTGTATCACCACGTGTCATTCCTGGAATGAAAAACGGTATTCATCATGTGACTGGAGTCGAACATGATGAAACAGGGAAGCCTTCTGAATCTCCGGTAAACAGACAGGCACAGATGGATAAACGCATGCGCAAGGTGGAAAACATCCGCTTCAACAATCCAATCCACACTCATGCACCACATGAAGAAGCCGATTTATTATTAGTTGGATTCAACTCGACACGTGGAGTAATTGAAGAAGCAATGGAACGACTTGAAGCTGACGGGTTGAAAGTGAATCATGCTCATATCCGTTTAATCCATCCGTTTCCGGCAGATGAACTGGAACCATTGATGCAATCAGCCAAGAAAGTGGTCGTGATTGAACATAATGCTACTGGTCAATTAGCCAATATAATCAAAATGAACGTGCGGTATGGAAATAAAATCACGAAGATGACTAAGTATGATGGCACACCCTACTTGCCAAATGAAATTCATTCAAGATGTAAGGAGTTGATCTGA
- the rny gene encoding ribonuclease Y has translation MQPITIIFILLGLIVGVVVGYLIRKSIAEAKIAGAKGSAEHILEDAKREADALKKEALLEAKDENHKLRTEMENDLRERRNELQKQENRLMQKEENLDRKDETLDKREALLERKEGTLNERQQHIEETESKVDEMVRSQQTELERISSLTRDEAKGIILDRVENELSHDIAIMVREHETRAKEDADKKAKEVLSLAIQRCAAEHVAETTVSVVNLPNDEMKGRIIGREGRNIRTLETLTGIDLIIDDTPEAVILSGFDPIRRETARIALEKLVQDGRIHPARIEEMVDKSRREVDEYIREIGEQTTFEVGVHGLHPDLIKILGRLKYRTSYGQNVLKHSMEVAYLSGLLAAELGEDERLAKRAGLLHDIGKAIDHEVEGSHVEIGVELATKYKEHPVVINSIASHHGDTEPTSIIAVLVAAADALSAARPGARSETLENYIRRLEKLEEISESYEGVEKSFAIQAGREVRIMVRPEAIDDLESHRLARDIRKRIEDELDYPGHIKVTVIRETRAVEYAK, from the coding sequence ATGCAACCTATTACAATCATCTTCATTTTGCTTGGCCTAATCGTCGGTGTAGTTGTTGGATACCTAATTCGTAAGTCCATTGCTGAAGCAAAGATTGCTGGTGCTAAAGGTTCAGCGGAGCACATTTTAGAAGATGCGAAGCGCGAGGCAGATGCTCTGAAGAAAGAAGCACTTTTGGAAGCAAAGGATGAAAATCATAAACTTCGCACAGAAATGGAAAATGACCTTCGTGAACGAAGAAATGAATTGCAGAAACAAGAAAATCGTTTGATGCAAAAAGAGGAAAACCTCGATCGGAAAGATGAAACGCTTGATAAGCGTGAAGCCTTACTCGAGAGAAAAGAGGGGACTCTTAACGAGAGACAACAACATATTGAAGAGACGGAAAGCAAAGTGGACGAGATGGTACGATCACAGCAAACAGAGCTAGAGCGTATCTCGAGCTTAACTCGTGATGAAGCGAAAGGAATCATTCTTGACCGCGTTGAAAATGAACTCTCCCATGATATCGCCATTATGGTCAGAGAGCATGAAACACGTGCGAAGGAAGATGCAGATAAGAAGGCGAAAGAAGTCCTTTCACTGGCTATTCAACGTTGTGCTGCCGAACATGTGGCAGAAACAACTGTTAGTGTTGTGAACCTACCGAATGATGAGATGAAAGGTCGAATTATTGGGCGAGAAGGACGTAACATTCGTACGCTGGAAACTTTAACAGGAATTGATCTGATTATTGACGATACTCCTGAAGCAGTTATTCTTTCTGGTTTTGATCCGATTCGTAGAGAAACGGCTCGAATTGCATTAGAGAAGTTAGTTCAGGATGGACGTATCCACCCTGCGCGAATTGAAGAGATGGTCGATAAATCTCGACGTGAAGTGGATGAATACATCCGTGAAATTGGTGAACAGACAACCTTTGAAGTTGGCGTTCATGGTCTTCACCCGGATTTAATTAAAATCTTGGGACGTTTAAAGTATCGTACAAGTTACGGACAAAACGTTTTAAAACACTCAATGGAAGTGGCTTATCTGTCCGGGTTACTAGCAGCAGAGCTTGGTGAGGATGAAAGACTCGCTAAACGTGCTGGACTACTTCATGATATCGGAAAAGCGATCGACCATGAAGTAGAAGGAAGCCACGTAGAAATTGGTGTTGAACTGGCAACGAAGTACAAAGAACACCCTGTTGTCATTAACAGTATTGCCTCTCACCACGGAGATACAGAGCCTACGTCCATCATTGCCGTACTGGTTGCTGCAGCTGATGCTTTATCTGCTGCGAGACCTGGCGCAAGAAGTGAGACGCTTGAGAACTATATCCGCCGATTAGAGAAGCTGGAAGAAATCTCAGAGTCATATGAAGGCGTTGAGAAATCTTTCGCGATTCAGGCAGGACGTGAAGTTCGTATTATGGTTAGACCAGAAGCCATTGACGATTTGGAATCTCACCGATTAGCAAGGGATATCCGTAAACGGATCGAAGATGAACTTGATTATCCAGGCCATATTAAAGTAACGGTCATCCGTGAAACAAGGGCTGTCGAATACGCGAAATAA